One Glycine max cultivar Williams 82 chromosome 4, Glycine_max_v4.0, whole genome shotgun sequence DNA segment encodes these proteins:
- the LOC102665481 gene encoding uncharacterized protein, producing MGNNTNGGWEWKLSWRTALFDSEIQMADNFLGELSQQQIQPNREDRCSWKHDQTGYYSTKSGYDLIWEAQMGANQNLDFVDIWKLKIPSKSLVFAWRLIRDKLPTRMNLRRWQVVIIK from the coding sequence ATGGGGAATAACACCAACGGCGGATGGGAGTGGAAGCTATCTTGGAGGACGGCTCTTTTTGatagtgaaattcaaatggcagaTAATTTCCTTGGAGAACTATCACAGCAGCAGATTCAGCCAAATAGGGAGGATAGGTGCAGCTGGAAGCATGATCAAACTGGATACTACTCAACAAAAAGCGGATATGACTTGATATGGGAAGCACAAATGGGAGCTAATCAGAATTTGGACTTTGTGGACATTTGGAAGCTCAAAATACCAAGTAAATCACTGGTTTTTGCTTGGAGGCTAATTAGGGACAAACTTCCAACTAGGATGAATCTTAGAAGGTGGCAGGTTGTGATAATTAAATGA